From Terriglobia bacterium, the proteins below share one genomic window:
- a CDS encoding Tat pathway signal protein has translation MDRRRFLQSLAVTAASLETLSGGSAAASPEEPAADVTPDIEGHTLICEFKLNATLWKVYEDLRSREGVLTFVSSTGGARVLTKSAEASFAEANPPYLGLSMNDIGLSGTDLLADRLLAGGGDPDPEMVKSAAPPQGSAAGQGPGAAAPRSRWDAFVGTREAFDTMMVYTGGNTRTYHPSQYLAELRNPAVTQKRFDGLLGGWMPAVRKVMPVSDNSYCEVVVFGDVEAHDRFIVQTWHRTMLIENGKIAKAFYGHSYPAFPPARRDPQPEQFYRALLVFANYWDRQLKDFAPASLPDNSWIDMSRHYFAKELMVRPGGVYPKYGAVDRDYYGSEYDGFQDIFTSAVHVNLEWGRFETARQFIDNYFTDFVDAKGVNNMRGPETAQFGMSLSLLARYFNYTRDSALLLKHKAKIQATAKLLADMHDLGLKMPQDDPGYGLIHGWSESDACLAATPEVWWKPYYANSAFSARGLKDIGRAWLEIDKLKPMPGMEKEAQDWLNRSKVLQDATVSSMEKNIWKDKTPPYVPPMPGVKLMFREAMAQERPSPQQWPHRLYAELVHADILPVNLANMVVDTMRAYGATTLGVLANVGAARPGGRSILGFIAYGHALMLLRLDRIEEYLLFLYSHRYHAHTRGGWVAGEVCGITGGTATFCIPAQQTVPVMVRWMLVLEDSDEDRLYFAKGVPRDWVISGKPIKISQAPTRWGRVSLELAAKPASRSVAATVELAQPGAPKEVHVKLRVPAQNPVKAVTVNGRPATLGGPHKDTVMIRTGAERHFEVVGQLS, from the coding sequence ATGGATCGCCGAAGGTTTTTGCAGAGCCTAGCAGTGACAGCCGCGAGCCTCGAGACTCTATCTGGCGGCAGCGCCGCGGCCTCACCCGAAGAGCCGGCAGCCGATGTGACCCCGGATATCGAGGGCCACACCCTCATCTGCGAGTTCAAGCTCAACGCGACTTTGTGGAAAGTCTATGAGGACCTGCGCAGCCGCGAAGGCGTTCTGACTTTTGTTTCGTCGACCGGCGGCGCACGCGTACTCACCAAGAGCGCCGAAGCCTCGTTCGCCGAAGCCAACCCTCCGTATCTGGGATTGAGCATGAACGACATCGGGTTGTCCGGAACCGATCTCCTCGCCGACAGGCTGCTCGCGGGCGGAGGCGATCCCGATCCCGAAATGGTGAAATCGGCGGCGCCTCCTCAAGGGTCCGCCGCCGGCCAGGGTCCGGGCGCCGCAGCTCCCCGCTCGAGGTGGGACGCTTTTGTCGGCACCAGGGAAGCTTTCGACACGATGATGGTTTACACGGGCGGCAACACCAGGACGTACCACCCTTCCCAATACCTTGCCGAACTCCGCAACCCGGCCGTGACGCAGAAGCGCTTCGATGGCCTTCTCGGAGGCTGGATGCCTGCCGTCCGGAAGGTCATGCCAGTCTCTGACAACTCCTATTGCGAGGTGGTGGTTTTTGGCGATGTTGAAGCGCACGACCGGTTCATCGTGCAGACCTGGCATCGCACCATGCTGATTGAAAACGGCAAAATCGCCAAGGCGTTTTACGGCCATAGCTACCCCGCATTTCCGCCCGCCCGCCGGGATCCCCAGCCGGAACAGTTCTACCGCGCGCTGCTGGTCTTCGCGAACTATTGGGACAGGCAGCTGAAGGATTTCGCGCCGGCTTCCCTGCCGGACAACTCCTGGATCGACATGTCCAGGCACTATTTCGCCAAGGAACTGATGGTCCGGCCCGGCGGCGTTTATCCCAAATACGGGGCGGTGGATCGAGATTACTACGGTTCCGAGTACGACGGCTTCCAGGATATTTTCACCAGCGCCGTCCATGTCAATCTCGAGTGGGGGCGGTTCGAGACGGCGCGACAATTCATCGACAACTATTTCACCGATTTCGTCGATGCCAAAGGCGTCAACAACATGCGCGGCCCGGAGACGGCGCAGTTCGGCATGTCGCTCTCCCTGCTCGCCCGCTATTTCAACTACACGCGCGACAGCGCCTTGCTCCTCAAGCACAAGGCCAAAATTCAGGCCACGGCGAAGCTGCTCGCCGACATGCACGACCTCGGCTTGAAGATGCCTCAGGACGATCCCGGTTACGGTCTGATCCACGGCTGGAGCGAATCGGACGCCTGCCTGGCTGCCACTCCCGAAGTCTGGTGGAAACCTTATTATGCCAACAGCGCTTTCTCCGCACGCGGACTCAAGGATATCGGCAGGGCATGGCTGGAGATCGACAAGCTCAAGCCCATGCCCGGCATGGAAAAGGAGGCCCAGGACTGGCTGAACCGAAGCAAGGTTCTTCAGGATGCCACAGTCTCGAGCATGGAGAAAAACATCTGGAAGGACAAGACTCCGCCGTATGTCCCGCCAATGCCCGGCGTAAAACTGATGTTTCGAGAAGCCATGGCGCAGGAGCGGCCCAGTCCGCAACAGTGGCCGCACCGCCTCTACGCCGAACTGGTTCATGCCGATATACTCCCCGTAAACCTGGCCAACATGGTCGTCGACACCATGAGGGCTTACGGCGCCACCACCCTCGGCGTTCTTGCCAACGTCGGCGCGGCCCGCCCCGGCGGCCGCTCCATTCTCGGCTTCATCGCCTACGGCCACGCCCTGATGCTGCTCCGCCTGGACCGCATCGAAGAATACCTGCTGTTTCTCTACTCGCATCGTTATCATGCCCACACCCGCGGCGGCTGGGTTGCCGGAGAGGTCTGCGGCATCACAGGCGGCACCGCCACTTTTTGCATACCGGCCCAGCAGACCGTCCCCGTCATGGTGCGCTGGATGCTTGTACTCGAGGACTCGGACGAAGACCGGCTCTACTTCGCCAAGGGTGTCCCGCGCGATTGGGTGATCTCCGGAAAGCCGATCAAGATCAGCCAGGCGCCCACGCGCTGGGGCAGGGTCAGCCTGGAATTGGCGGCAAAACCCGCATCCAGGAGCGTCGCGGCAACGGTCGAGCTGGCGCAGCCGGGCGCCCCAAAGGAAGTTCACGTCAAGCTGCGGGTACCCGCGCAGAATCCAGTCAAGGCGGTAACGGTCAACGGCCGCCCCGCGACTCTCGGCGGCCCGCACAAAGACACCGTGATGATCCGGACCGGAGCGGAGAGACATTTTGAAGTGGTCGGCCAACTCAGCTAG
- a CDS encoding energy transducer TonB, whose translation MAMTTPQKWLAGCGIGCAVLIVLVVGLVTSAIVYVRGKYRPLQEASDSRKEIVAAYGAPDTFVPPPDGIIDPGRMEAFLSVRDALKDPQARLDSALANFDFERLTRRQQSFGAVLQTLSEMTNLIVPAGEYVNQRNRVLLDKRMGLGEYAYIYSIAYYSFLGHSPAEGPSIIAKIQQRERDRPGGNNFPFSPEAMREQYRRLMLHLLRNQLDSIKDVKQTKWRGTLAEEISRIDTQMDRLAWQDNLPLPIEECLRPYRSRLEATYYPSTNFLELLTVDEFNQMQWGRRVGGGEAGTGGATDTGPVEAPEVGAGQGVGTRSGNVSYMVGEGVTAPVPISQPLPPYPEEARRARIEGVVTIQAVVRKNGTVDNLRIIHGLGHGLDESAVNTIATRWKFKPGTLKDAPVDVQARIEVRFRLN comes from the coding sequence ATGGCTATGACCACCCCACAGAAATGGCTCGCGGGTTGCGGAATCGGTTGCGCTGTCTTGATCGTGCTGGTCGTCGGGCTGGTGACCAGTGCCATCGTTTATGTCCGCGGCAAATATCGGCCACTGCAGGAAGCATCGGACAGTCGCAAAGAGATTGTGGCGGCCTACGGCGCCCCGGATACTTTTGTGCCGCCCCCCGATGGGATCATCGACCCTGGACGAATGGAAGCATTTCTTTCAGTACGCGACGCGCTCAAAGACCCACAGGCCCGGCTGGACTCGGCTCTGGCCAATTTCGATTTTGAACGCCTGACCCGAAGGCAACAGTCGTTCGGCGCCGTGCTCCAAACACTGAGCGAGATGACCAATCTTATCGTACCAGCAGGAGAGTATGTAAATCAGCGCAACCGGGTTCTGCTGGACAAGCGGATGGGTTTGGGCGAATACGCCTACATCTACTCGATCGCCTACTATTCATTTCTGGGCCATTCGCCCGCGGAGGGGCCGTCGATTATTGCCAAGATCCAGCAGCGGGAACGCGACCGCCCGGGCGGCAACAATTTCCCCTTCAGCCCGGAAGCCATGCGCGAGCAGTATCGACGCCTGATGCTTCACTTGCTACGGAATCAGCTGGACAGCATCAAAGATGTGAAGCAAACGAAATGGCGCGGCACGCTGGCAGAAGAGATCAGCCGCATCGACACGCAGATGGACCGGCTGGCATGGCAGGACAACCTCCCGCTCCCAATTGAAGAATGCCTGAGACCCTACCGGAGTCGTCTGGAAGCCACGTACTATCCCTCCACCAACTTCCTCGAGCTCCTGACGGTGGATGAATTCAATCAGATGCAATGGGGCCGCCGGGTAGGAGGCGGCGAAGCCGGAACCGGAGGCGCAACGGACACTGGCCCCGTCGAGGCTCCTGAAGTTGGCGCGGGCCAAGGTGTGGGGACAAGAAGCGGCAACGTATCATACATGGTTGGCGAGGGCGTAACCGCTCCTGTGCCTATCAGTCAACCTTTACCTCCCTATCCGGAGGAAGCACGAAGAGCACGAATCGAGGGTGTCGTGACCATCCAGGCTGTCGTCCGCAAAAATGGGACCGTCGACAACCTCAGAATCATCCATGGATTGGGTCACGGCCTGGACGAATCCGCGGTGAATACGATCGCGACCCGATGGAAATTCAAGCCCGGCACGCTCAAAGACGCGCCGGTGGATGTACAGGCCCGGATTGAAGTGAGGTTCCGGCTGAACTGA